Below is a window of Lodderomyces elongisporus chromosome 3, complete sequence DNA.
GATTAAAAAGAAGTTAGTACCTCAATTGAGACAAATCTTGTCACAATTTGGTCCTGATTTGATTGAAACTAATAGTAGGGACATTCAAATTGAAGCAGACAAGGTTACCTCCACTTTTACCAAAGCAAGTCAAACACAAGCTGCTGAAAAGAAAGCACAAGAAACTAAACAAGCAGAATCgacaaaaaataatgagACTACAAAACTGGAGACCAAGGCAACGAGCGAAAccaagaaaccaaaagaggctccatcttcttcctcttcttcttcctatTCTTCCTCTGATGTTGCACATGCACCAAAGTACAACACTACCACATTACACCTTGAGCCTGAATTCAACACATCTGCAGAACAAATCTACAGAACCTTACTAGATGAGCCCAGGATAGCAGCATGGACAAGATCATACCCAATCATCGATGCATTCCCACCAAAAGAAGGATCTgaattcaaatttttcagtGGCTCTGTCCAAGGTAAAATCCTCAAGTTGGTACCAAATGAACAAATTGTGCAATTATGGAGACTTGATGATTGGAAGGCTGGCCATTATGCAGAGTTGAACATGAGGTTAATCCAGGGTAGTGgtgaaacaaaattggtTACTAGATTCACAGGAATCCCAATTGGCGAAGAAGAGAGGGTTAAGGATAACTTTGAAGAGATGTACATCAGATCAATCAAGATCACATTCGGGTTTGGTGCAGTATTGTAATTAGACTTAGTTTcgtatttttgtttttttgtaaagaaaataagaatGATTAATTATAAATGCATAAACGCTTGCCACTTGCCATTTGCCATTTGCCCctccttcccccccccccccccccccctattccaaaaaaaaacaaaaaaacaaaaaagttcTTTACAAGCGCTTCAATAACAATTCAAGTTCCTCTTGTGTATTGAATAGGTCGGGTAAAGTAATACCTAATTTTTGTAAATCTCGTTTCCTCAACCCAACATAGAACAACTCGCTTGACTCTGACCGACTCGATTCGGGTTTCATTCGCACTAATCTCTCAAACATTATTCGCATCCTCAAATCTAGCAATTTTTCTTCAGAGCCATGCCACACTTTCATCACTAAATTACCACCTGTTTTCAAAGTGTCGAACGAGAGtattgttgctgctccACAAAGTTCCATATTCCCCAAATGATCATAATGTTCGTGTCCTGTACAGTTTACCATCATATCACTCATGATGAGATCGATTTGCTCCGGTGATCCATCCTTGGACTTGAAAaattctttgattttttcatgtgtttcctttttcaacaaatcaCCCTGGATATAATGACACCCTCTATACGGTACAGCTTCGTTAATGTCAATCCCCAAGATCTTGAAATcctcaattttttgttcatgCAATTTCTCCACGGCAACTTGGGTCCAAGCACCAGGCGCAAACCCCAAGTCTACTatatttttgcaattctTGTGAAATAGTCGACATCTATCATTGATCTCTAGAATCTTGAATGCAGCCCGTGATCGGTAAAAATCTCCTTTCCGTCTATTAAATGGATCATCCTGAACTTTTGCAAGatgttttcttgtttgcTTAGATTTGAACCGCCTTAGCACTAAACCAAATTGAGAAGGATGTAGTTGATAAGTTCGTTGAATCATATTATCCAATACCAAGGTCATGTATGATCTTGTTTAATATTCTACGTTGTGTGGTATacattgtttattttttttgtccttgtttcttttttctattctctattctctattttctattttctattttctattttctattttctattttctttttttttggtttgattGACTGCAAAATTTTACGCGCGATTCTTGAGGTAcgctctttgttttctaatACACGAAAAACTTCTCCATCGTTGATCTTTTCAATGATAGAGATGATTGTATAGTGAAAATTCTATGTATCTTATATGTACATACCTGCCAATTACTAACCCTACTTTATTCAAGTAATGGACAGggagggggaaaaaaatttgttttttatcaTAGATTTTCATGAATTTTATATCTCTCAGCTATTGACTGCAAAGATTTCCCGCGCGATTTTCACGCCGtttgttatttttcttctcgtTTGAGAAAGACAAGTGAGAAGAAGCAATTGAAGGACCGACCTCCTGCCTTGTACCGTCTTTGCACGATTTGTTGAATGTGAGCAATATGTgaaataaatcaaaaaaaaaaaatcaaaatgaaaacagcacaaaaaaaaggtgtAGGCAATTCTCATCCATAATGATGCCGAACTTGGTGTGATAAAGCAGCCGCTGTTGTCTTTAACGCTGGTCTATTGTCCCCCGtccattttcctttccttttttttactcatATCAAATTCTTTACTCATGATTAGTAAGCCGCATTCTCATACAAAAAAGGCTATTCGTTCCCGTATCCCAATTTGAACGAGTCTTCGGATTCATTCGCCCAATAGAGTATATGATTGCGCAAccaggcaaaaaaaaaaacaaaaaaaaaaaatgaatatcAAATAACAAGCTTGGAAGCACATTACACAAAAGGTGAAGATCTCTTGCGCTATAGTGATAGAACCACATGGACAATCTAGAGTGAGGATGTCACCGTTTGGAAAATCTGGAGGGTGATATATAAATACCAGAATACCAAGTATCCAATTGTGAAAGATtcatatatgtatttatatatactttttttttttgtttcatttcaAAAATCGTGATATCAACCATATAAACACACATATACTCAAATCAGCATCTCAATTGAATTATAAAGCATAATATATTAATTAAAATGTCAGAAACCGCAGGAAAAGTATGtatttaaatatatatatatatataattataCTAATCACATATTTATgcctgttgttgtaatttgaaaaagaagaaacaaacaattagGTTTACCCTGGTGGTTTTCGAAacgcttttctttttttttattcaatatatatatatatatatatatatatatatatatatatatattatccTTTATATTCTTTACCTTTCTTTCCATTAAAGCACAATtttgagaagaaaaaaggaaaagtaaTGGAGGAGAAGATGGCTTGACATGAACCAACtttgattaaaaaaaaatctcaTATAACATGGGTTGTTACTGTTTTTATTCGAAAGATTTCAGTCAACCAGTACCAATAAATATCAAAATTACTAACATATAATGCTTACCCTATAGACAATTACATGTAAAGCCGCCGTTGCTTGGGAGGCCAAGAAGCCATTGAGCATAGAGACTATTGAAGTTGCACCACCCAAGGCTCACGAAGTGCGTATCAAGATTTACGACACTGGTGTTTGTCACACTGACGCATACACCTTGAGTGGATCTGACCCAGAAGGTGCATTCCCAGTCATCTTGGGACACGAAGGTGCAGGTGTTGTTGAATCTGTTGGTGAAGGTGTCACCAACGTTAAGCCAGGTGACCATGTTATTGCCTTGTACACACCAGAGTGTGGGGAGTGTAAGTTCTGTAAGAGTGGCAAGACCAACTTGTGTGGTAAAATCAGAGCTACCCAGGGTAAAGGTGTTATGCCTGATGGCACATCCAGATTCACCTGTAAAGGTAAAGAATTATTACATTTCATGGGTGTCTCAACCTTCTCGCAATACACTGTTGTGGCTGACATTTCagttgttgctattgacCCTAAGGCACCATTTGACAAGGCTTGTTTGTTAGGTTGTGGTATCACTACAGGTTATGGTGCTGCCACCATCACTGCCAATGTCCAAAAAGGTGACAATGTCGCAGTCTTTGGTGCAGGATGTGTTGGTTTGTCCGTTGTTCAAGGTTGTAAGGAAAGACAAgcaaatcaaatcattgTTGTGGATATCagcaacaagaagaaggagtGGGCTGAAAAGTTTGGAGCCACTGCTTTTGTCAACCCAACAGAATTACCAGAAGGCACCTCGATTGTGGATAAGTTGATTGAAATGACCGATGGTGGATGTGACTACACTTTTGACTGTACCGGTAACGTTGATGTTATGAGAAACGCGTTGGAAGCATGTCACAAAGGTTGGGGTACATCCATCATCATtggtgttgctgctgctggcAAAGAAATTTCCACCAGACCATTCCAATTGGTCACTGGTAGAGTATGGAAAGGTGCTGCATTCGGTGGTGTTAAAGGTAGATCACAATTGCCAGGAATCGTTGACGATTACATGCAAGGTAAATTGAAGGTTGAGGAATTCATTACTCACAACCACGATTTGGAAGGAATAAACACTGCTTTTGATGACATGCACAAGGGTGACTGTATCAGAGCAGTTGTTAAAATGTGACTATCCTACAAATTGTGAAAGTACTCTTAACCTTTAGTGTCAACCTATAGATATTTTGTAGGTTAATCTTTTGTGTATAGTAAATCAAcagagttttttttttattattattattattcttttcttcttcttttgtttgttgctATGCCCTATAGTCGATAAATATAATTGCAATGTATATAAGTGATGATCCAGAGTACGAAACATtgataataaaaagagaaaaaaattaaaaagcaaagaaagaaaaagaaaaagaaaggaaaagggggaaaagaaaggaaagaagatcGAGAAATAATGATATGCTTTTTATAAATCTAATCTATTTCAAGGTCGCTATGATTATCCAATCCATCAAGAGATGCCACATCTTcctcgtcgtcgtcgtcgtcgtcgtcgtcttCTGCTCCAGCACCATCACTCTCCTCTACTCCAacatcctcttcttcatccatTTCCATATCGCTATCCACATAATCGTCTTGCACTTCGtcaacttcaatttccCCATTAAACTCAGCATCATCTAAATCCTCGATATACTCAACATCGCTATCGATtacttcttcctcttcttcctcattCTTCTCATCCAAACTTTGCTTCAAGCTAGTTCCATCATATAACAAGTTCAATCTCCCTCTCAATTCAAGCAACCTGGGTAATGTATCGGCCTTTTTTGATAAAACCGAGTGCAATGCATACAATTTGGTATTCAAATTTGGTAAGCTAGCGATAACTGAACCATGAATGACAAGGATCCACTTTAGCCAATAATTCAATTGACTGAATCGTGATACTTGACGTTGAATCTTTTCACTCAATCTATCAAGCAATACAACTGATAAGTAGGGGTTCAACCTCGAGATTGTGTTCTTGATAGTTTGGGTATCGGTGGTTTGCAACACGGTTTCAAGTAAAGTATGGTCATTGTTTGTTAATGATTGCGATAAGATGACGGATAATGAAATCCCGTTTCTATTATCTTCCAATTTCCTCCTTCTTTGTGGACCAgctttttggttcttcaTGGCTAATCTCTCTAATTTTTCAGCCATGctttcctcttcttgttcttcctCATCTTCCCCTCCATCATTATCGCCAACACCATGTTCGCCTTCTAAATCTCCAATGTTTGtaccatcaccaacaaTTGCATGGCTTTCATTATACAATTTGGAAGCTGCGGCATCATGGCCGTAGCTTCCGCTCGGTTGCAAGTGTTTCAAGTTAGCTTTACGCTTGATTATTGTCTTATTTGAGTCAAGTAAATAATTGTTCCCCGTCTCATCTATCCATTTAACCGTGTCAAAATACGATACAGTGGCATTCTCTAACCATGTATACAAAACTGACTCGTCCCGTATGCTCACCGCATTAATAATTAAGTTTGCATCGTGTGGGTTTTTTATCTCCTCCTCTGAACGTGATAATTTAATGGTAGAGTTACTTGGTCTCGAGCTCACACCTCCAGCTTgtctcctctttttctttggaaTATGTCCTTGCGACcctgatgaagaagaagaagaagaagataacgacgacgacgacgacgaagGTGTTTCCGCAAGAAAGTCGTTGAATACTTCGAGgtttccattttcattaATCGCAGTAAGTATCGATGCTCTCTTTGC
It encodes the following:
- the AHA1 gene encoding Co-chaperone, which encodes MVVNNPNNWHWVDKNCLPWSKTYFDEKLVKLSAQNDDSKVTITEVSSVEGDVDVSQRKGKVISLFDVRLVLVFQGSTAEDNSVSGSITIPELTYDTEEDELVFNITVYNETSKNYPIVDLIKKKLVPQLRQILSQFGPDLIETNSRDIQIEADKVTSTFTKASQTQAAEKKAQETKQAESTKNNETTKSETKATSETKKPKEAPSSSSSSSYSSSDVAHAPKYNTTTLHLEPEFNTSAEQIYRTLLDEPRIAAWTRSYPIIDAFPPKEGSEFKFFSGSVQGKILKLVPNEQIVQLWRLDDWKAGHYAELNMRLIQGSGETKLVTRFTGIPIGEEERVKDNFEEMYIRSIKITFGFGAVL
- the MRM2_1 gene encoding 2' O-ribose methyltransferase gives rise to the protein MTLVLDNMIQRTYQLHPSQFGLVLRRFKSKQTRKHLAKVQDDPFNRRKGDFYRSRAAFKILEINDRCRLFHKNCKNIVDLGFAPGAWTQVAVEKLHEQKIEDFKILGIDINEAVPYRGCHYIQGDLLKKETHEKIKEFFKSKDGSPEQIDLIMSDMMVNCTGHEHYDHLGNMELCGAATILSFDTLKTGGNLVMKVWHGSEEKLLDLRMRIMFERLVRMKPESSRSESSELFYVGLRKRDLQKLGITLPDLFNTQEELELLLKRL
- the FDH1_1 gene encoding formate dehydrogenase (NAD+) (BUSCO:EOG09262PIH) produces the protein MSETAGKTITCKAAVAWEAKKPLSIETIEVAPPKAHEVRIKIYDTGVCHTDAYTLSGSDPEGAFPVILGHEGAGVVESVGEGVTNVKPGDHVIALYTPECGECKFCKSGKTNLCGKIRATQGKGVMPDGTSRFTCKGKELLHFMGVSTFSQYTVVADISVVAIDPKAPFDKACLLGCGITTGYGAATITANVQKGDNVAVFGAGCVGLSVVQGCKERQANQIIVVDISNKKKEWAEKFGATAFVNPTELPEGTSIVDKLIEMTDGGCDYTFDCTGNVDVMRNALEACHKGWGTSIIIGVAAAGKEISTRPFQLVTGRVWKGAAFGGVKGRSQLPGIVDDYMQGKLKVEEFITHNHDLEGINTAFDDMHKGDCIRAVVKM
- the UTP5 gene encoding Small subunit (SSU) processome component (BUSCO:EOG09264NJ1), yielding MSGPIIHAKFDSSNRYLASILVSLDTHQIQVQSVSPSSSSLNASLNLDKSNKVTNISWIDTDDKNTVQLLAVCLSRGSILIYSPQTNDIVEELSTKANVTVLDFHYSSVTRTAWSSDVDGNIHEWDMVSYSLLQSFKVGEIIESVDAVYQISSCIYDKEACLLLGANSIYVYNLKNKEVMKTYPGHIQPISTITMVKGTNSFLTSAKGDRFINLYSLEKVTTKAIFVASASVTSLAIGYSANSDEAKRASILTAINENGNLEVFNDFLAETPSSSSSSLSSSSSSSSGSQGHIPKKKRRQAGGVSSRPSNSTIKLSRSEEEIKNPHDANLIINAVSIRDESVLYTWLENATVSYFDTVKWIDETGNNYLLDSNKTIIKRKANLKHLQPSGSYGHDAAASKLYNESHAIVGDGTNIGDLEGEHGVGDNDGGEDEEEQEEESMAEKLERLAMKNQKAGPQRRRKLEDNRNGISLSVILSQSLTNNDHTLLETVLQTTDTQTIKNTISRLNPYLSVVLLDRLSEKIQRQVSRFSQLNYWLKWILVIHGSVIASLPNLNTKLYALHSVLSKKADTLPRLLELRGRLNLLYDGTSLKQSLDEKNEEEEEEVIDSDVEYIEDLDDAEFNGEIEVDEVQDDYVDSDMEMDEEEDVGVEESDGAGAEDDDDDDDDEEDVASLDGLDNHSDLEID